Below is a genomic region from Gillisia sp. Hel_I_86.
TATGGCAGGCAATAAAACCGGCCTCCCGAATAAGGTAAGGGGCGTTAACAGGCTCCTTGCCAAAGCGCAGATGGGAAACCGTCTGAGTTCCGGATTTTTTGGAGTCGTACACAAAATAGCCCTGGGCATATAAATCGGTTCCCTCCCCGATGATCTTAATACTGTTTTTATTGGCGCCTACCGTCCCGTCAGACCCCAGCCCAAAGAAGAGCGCACTTATCGTACCTTTGGGAATAATATCATATTCAGGATCAAAATCAATACTGGTGTGTGAGACATCATCCCTAATGCCTACCGTAAAACTATTTTTTGGGACAGGCTTTTTAAGTTCCCCGAAAACACCTTTGGCCATAGCCGGGGTAAATTCTTTGGAAGAAAGCCCGTACCGCCCACCTACAATATTGGGGAAAGTAGTGATCTGCCCCAGGCGGTAAGCCTCTGCCAAAATCGTAACTACATCCTGATAAAGGGGTTCCCCGGCAGCACCAGGTTCCTTTGTCCGGTCCAGTACTGCTATTTTTTTTACTGAAGCTGGGAGGACCTCCAGAAAATGTTTTAGGGATAAAGGATGGTAAAGCCGTACTTGCAGCACTCCCACTTTTTCCCCGGACGGGGCTATGGCTTTGACCGTTTCACGTACCACTTCGGCGCCTGAAGCCATGATTACGATCATCCTTTCGGCATCCATATCGCCATAGTATTCATATAGGTTATAATGCCGGCCGGTAAGTCTGCCAAAATCGCCCATAGCTTTTTGAACGATTCCCGGAATATCCGAATAGTAAGGATTAACGGTTTCCCTCGCCTGAAAGTACACATCGGGATTTTGGGCGGTCCCCCTTATAAAGGGGTTATCGGGGTTTAAGCTGCGTTTCCGGTGTGCATATATAAGCTTGTCATCGATCATGTCCTTTATCTGCCCATCTGTTAAAAGGCTGATCTTGTTCACTTCATGCGAAGTACGGAACCCATCGAAAAAATGCATAAAGGGCACCCTCGATTTCAATGTCGCCGCCTGGCAGATAAGGGCCATGTCATGGGCTTCCTGCACAGATGCCGAAGCGACCATGGCAAAACCGGTGGTCCTGGCGGCCATCACGTCGCTGTGGTCGCCAAAAATAGACAATGCCTGTGCAGCAAGCGACCGTGCCGCCACATGGAAGACCGTTGCCGTGAGTTCCCCCGCTATCTTGTACATATTGGGCAACATGAGCATCAACCCCTGGGAGGCGGTAAAGGTCGTGGCCAACGCCCCCGTCTGCAATGCCCCGTGAATGGTGCCTGCTGCCCCTCCCTCGCTTTGCATCTCGATCACATCGGGTATGTTGCCCCAAATATTCTTGATCCCGGCATTGGACCATTCATCGGCATGCTCGGCCATAGGGGAGGCAGGCGTGATGGGATAGATCCCACATACTTCATTAACCCGGTAAGCGACATAAGCTACGGCTTCATTGCCGTCAATGGTTACCATTTTTGTTGTTCGATCCTTTATGGTCATAGTCTTAAGTTTTTAGGTTCGGGAATCATTTCTATGGCATGGCAGGGGCATTGCTCATAACATATCGCGCAGCCGGTGCACTTATCAAAGTCATACTCATATCTCTTGCCGGGCCCCAGTTTTATGATGGCGTCTTCAGGACAGGCGGCATAACAACCATCACATTCAAAGCAATTGCCACAGGAGAGGCAGCGTTGTGATTCAAAAAGCGCTTCTTCTTCGCTTAACCCGGCCTTTATTTCATCAAAGCCTTTCAAACGCTTTTGGGCGGCAAGGGAAGCCTGCTCCTTTTGTGGGGCGCTTGTTTTATACCAAAGTTGCAGCCGTTCATGGCCCACGATTGGATGTTTGGGCGGTTTATGGTATGGAGTGGCCCGTAAAAACCCGTCTATATAACGTGCCGCTTTTTTCCCGTGCCCTATCGCCACCGTTACACTGCGCTGGCTGGGCACCATATCCCCCCCGGCAAAAATGCCTTCATGGCCGGTCATCATATCGGGCCCAACGATCACGGTTCCATCCTTATTGAATTCAATCCCGGGGATGTTTTTTAAAAACCCTGTATCGGTATCCTGTCCCACGGCCAATATGAGGGTATCGGCTTCCAGGGTTTCAAACTGCCCGGTAGGTACGGGCCGTCCTTCTTCCAAGCGCATGACCTCAACGGTGAATGTTTCTTCGTCCATCGCCTTTATAGTGCGAAGCCAGTTGATCTTTACTCCTTCTTCCAGGGCTTCTTCCGCTTCAAATTCGTGGGCCGCCATATGTCCCCGGTCCCGCCTATAGATAATAATAGCTTCGGTGGCCCCCATCCGCTTTGCCGTACGGGCGGCATCCATGGCCGTGTTGCCCCCGCCATAAATAGCGACCCTTCGTCCTATTTTTGGTTTTTCACCCTCTTCCACCTGTTTTAAAAAGGCGATAGCATCCAAAAATTTTCCAGCATCCATGCCAGGGATATCGATTTTTTTTGAAAGATGGGCACCCACAGCGATGAAGACGGCATCAAAATCACCGGCCTTTTTTTCTTCCAGTACATTTTCAACTTTATGGTTGAGCACAATCTTTAGCCCCATATTCTTGATACGCTCTACTTCATGGTCCAGAATATTTCGCGGAAGCCGGTATGCGGGGATCCCAAAATGCATCATACCGCCCGCCATGGGCCCGGCTTCATGGATTTCAACACTATGCCCCAACCGGGTAAGATGGTAGGCCGTAGACAGTCCGCTTGGCCCGGCCCCCACCACCAGCACCCGTTTGCCCCCCGGGTTTTTATCAAATTCAACTTTCCAGTTTTTCCTGATGGCCTCATCGCCCACAAAACGTTCTATGGCATGGATACTTACCGGACTGTCTATGAAGGTGCGGTTACAGCTATCTTCACACGGGTGGTAACATGCACGCCCCATTACGGCGGGCATGGGGTTATCTTCCATAATTACCCGCCAGGCTTCTTCAAATTTTTTGTCCTGCGCCAGTGCCAGCCATGACTGTATGTTTTCGCCGGCAGGGCAGGCATGGTTACATGGTGGGAGCAAATCTACATAAACCGGGCGCTGCTGCCTATCGGGCCCGGTGCCCATTCCATGGTCCTTAAGGTTGGCGGGCGAGGTTATATCTTTATATTTCCGTTCCATAATTTTAAGATTATTTTAATTTGCTGAAATTTTTTAATGTTGATTTTGATCTATGAAAACTGTTGCGATTTTAATGCTTTTTTTACCGTGATCAGTTCATTGATCCCTTTTATGTCCACAATGCCTATAACCTCCCCGTCCTCCAATACCGGGGCAAGTGAAAAGTTGTTGGCCAGTAGCTTTTGATATACTTCCTGTAAAGGCATATCGGGAGGAAGTATGATGTAATCTTTTCGCATCACGTTTGATACGGGGGAATACTTTTCATATTCGGACAAGCCCTTAATAAGTTCCTTCCGTGTCAGGATACCTTGTGCCTGGTCGTTTTGCATGACCACAAAGCCTTGTTCCAGGGTGTTTTGAAACAGTTTCATTGCCATTTCCAGGCTTTCCGAGGGCAATAAACGGGTATATTGTTGAATCAAAACATCCCTTGCCGAATACCCAAGGAGTATAGATTTGGTGCTTTCCTGCATCGCTTCGGCCCCGGCCCCCAGATAGATAAAAAGGCCGATGAAGACCAGCCAGAAGTTGGTAAAGAACCCCAGGAACACAAATACGATCGCCAAAAACTGACCTATCCCCGCGGCTATCTTGGTAGCCCGTAGCTTGTCCATGTAAAAAGCCAATGATGCACGCAGTACCCTCCCGCCATCCATAGGGAAAGCAGGAATAAGGTTAAAAGCCGCAAGGATTACATTGGCGGCCATAAGGTTAAACCAAAAATCGCCCCCCTCCATATGGTCTATTTCTGAAATGGGTATGAGCTTACCGGAAGAAGCCAGAAAAAAGTAAAGGACCCCTGCTATGACCACATTTACCGCCGGGCCTGCCAGGGCCACGGCCAGTTCCTGGGCAGGTTTGTCTGGCATTTTATCCAGGCTGGCCACGCCCCCAATTGGATAGAGCGTAATATCGCGGGTGGGAATGCCATATTTTTTGGCTGCCAATGCATGGCCGAACTCATGCAGGACCACGCAGGCAAACAAAGCCAGAATAAAGAGGGCACCTGCCAGCCCTTCTGTCCATCCATGCCCCTTTTGGAAGTGTAACATGAATATCCACCCGATGATGATCCAGAAAGTCCAATGGATAAAGACCTTGATATTGTCATAACTTCCCATATATAATGACCATTTTTTCATGTCTGTTCAATTTTAAGGGTTTTTAATATGTATGCCGGCACTGTCACTAAACCGTATCCGAACAAGCCAAGCAGGAAAACAAACCTGTGACCAGGGAGGTACAAGAGCAGTCGGGACAGAATTAACCCAAAGGATATGGTCGCTGCCCTAAGCAGGAATATGATTGGTATGTTAGCTATATATCTATTCATTTTTCTGTCGTTTTTCAATCCTGTTTATCCAATCCTGTTTATCGCGATCCTTCATCAAAAAAATCCCCTACCGCTTTCCAAACCTCAAACGGTTCTTTTAGAAAGAGCTGGTGGTCGCCATCCTGCACTCGTATTAGTTTTGCCCGGGTAAAGGGCCTTGCAAATTTTTCCACGTTTACGAAGGGCGCCACTTTATCGTTTGTACCCTGGATAAAGAGGATTTTTCGGTCGCGTATGTTCCTGGTAAGGGTATAGAGATCCGATTTCAGAATTACCTCGTCCAACGAATTATAATAGCTCTGCCAGGTATGCTTTCTCGAGTCCCTAAAAACATCATTGGTCAAATTTTTAGGCTTGAACCATTGGACAATATATAATGGGTGGAGCATACAGAGCAGTCTTCCATGGGGGCCTACGGCAAACTTCTCAAAAAAAGGATCGCCGGACATCTGTTCCGAAAATTGGTCCCTGCTTTCAAAAACAGGAAGGCCTATGACAGTAGCCCCGGCAAACCAGTCGGGGTAATTTGCAAAGAGTGCCAGGGAAATTACGGCGCCCATGGAGTGCCCTGCAATTAAGGTATTTCCATCGTTAAACCCTTCTTTGGCAATAATGGTTTCAAGTGCCTGCAACTGGGTTTGTAGCGAATAGTCGCTTTGGGGTTTGGGAGAATCGCCGAAGCCCAATAAATCAACTAACAGAAGCCTGTACTTTCCGGTAACTTGCCCTAAATCCTTTTTCCAATAGTTTTTGGTGCCTGCCAAACCATGGATCAGGACTATGTTCCTTTCTCCCGAGCCCACTATTTCATAGTTCAACGGCATGGTTTCCGGTTCATATTCCGGAGCTAAAGCGACCGTTAGGTATTGATATCCCGCTACCGAGATTAACAATACCAAAACCACCAATACTGCCAAAAAAATCCTTTTTACTATTTTCGTCATTGCGTACTATATTATCTTATATCGAACCTGTCGTGTATTTTTGTTTCAGCTGCTTGTTCTTCATGATGTGTTACATTAGGCCCAAGGGCGTCGTCATGATCCCAGAAGAAAACCGGCTTTTTTAATCGTAATATCCCATTAAAAGGACTTGGCGAAATCTCCTGGAGTTTTTCATAATTGACGGGATAGAGCGGGTTTTGACTTGTATCGGTCAGTTCGTTCAGGTTTTTCACGATAGTCGTCCCAGCGCGTGCTTGTCGCAATGTCAAATTCCCTGAAAACAGCACCGGCATTTTTAGCTTCAGAGCCGGGCAACCCGTCAAATAAAAGTTTCCAAGCCCTGCCATGCAAACTGGCGGTTTGGGTGAGCACCCCATCGAGATCGCATAAAATGGTATCTATCTTTTTCTTCATCATCCAGGGTTTATGTTTTTTGGATTTGGAAGGGCGCAATTTTTGGCTTCCATGTAAATGGAGGCGATATTTCCGAATTTGAACCCCAGTTCTTCCTTGCACCATTGCAGTAGTTCCGGCTGTTGCGAACAGGTGGTGTGCCTTATGGCTTTCTCCAGTTCTTTTTTTAACAGTATCTCGTCAAATTCCACCTTTTTCAGGATGGCTTTATAATATTCCAGTGTTTTCATTTGTTATTTATTTTAAAATGTTGGATAGTCTGCCATATAAAATCAGATCCTTGCAGAAAGAACTGATGGTCGCCTTCGGGGGAAATCACGAAATGGACATTGGTAAATACTTCTGATAAGCTTATGGCATTTTCGATAGGTGCTGTGGTGTCTTTTTTTCCGTGAAGGAAGAGCACTTCTTTGTCTTTAACACCATTTGCAATGTCAAATAGATCTGTATTAAGGATTATCTCATTAAGGGAATAGTAAAAGCTTTGCCAATTGTGTTTTTTTGAATCTTCAAAAACATCATCCGTAAAATTATCCGGTTTAAACGGTTTAAATACGTGCGTCATGGAAATAGGATGTACCATACAGATGTATTTGCCCAGCTTGCTTGCTAAAATTCTATCGAAAAAGGAATGAGTGGACATAATTTGTTTAAATCCCTCTGCATTTTTGTAAACAGGGATACCAATAAAAATTCCTGCCTTGAACCAAGTTGGTTGTTTTTCCAATAGTGCCAATGAAATTATGGCGCCCATAGAATGCCCGCCAATAATGGTTTTCCCATCATTGAAACCTTCTTTTTCGAGTATTTTTTCAAGGGATTCCAACTGTAAGGAAAGGGAATACGTACAATTAGGTTTTGGCGAATCACCAAACCCAAGAAGATCTATTAAAAGCAGGGAATGTGTTTTGGTGATTTTTTCCAAATTTCGTTTCCAATAATTCAACGATCCTGTCAAGCCGTGAAGCAAAACAAGTTTCCTTTCCCCGGTCCCCACTATTTCATAGTTCAAAAGCATTGTACCGGGATCATAGGCAGGCTGTTGGGCAATTTTGTAATTTTGATAGCCTGCAACCAAAGCTGCCGGAAGGATAAAAAGAGCCAATAATAAGACGATTGATGTCATTTTAAAAATTTTATATTTTTGAATTTATGGCTAACTGCTGTTTAAAACGATATGCTTTTACCTTCTATACTGTTTACACCTTTACAAATCAAATTGCCAATATGTTGCATTTCTTTGTCCGAAATTGAGCCTACTCTGAAAACTAGGAAACCCTGCCTCGCTGGCAGGCAGGCCCTAAATCCAGGGGCTTCTTTAACAATTCCAGGACTTTCCGGAGCAGACCCCAACTTTGATTCCTACAATTATGCTACTGTAATTTTATTTTCCAGATAAACCCCTTGTATAGCCTGTATTAGGGACACGCCATCTTTAAAAGGCCTTTGAAACGCTTTTCTTCCCATTATCAAACCTGTACCCCCGGCCCTTTTATTAATGACCGCAGTGGTTACCGCTTCGGTCAAATCAGATTTGCCTTTGGAACCTCCACCTGAATTGATCAATCCTATTTTGCCCATATAGCAGTTGGCCACCTGCAACCTGCAGAGGTCGATTGGGTGATCAGTCGTTAAGGCTTCGTACATCGCATCGTCATATTTTCCAAATCCGATATTTTTAAAACCGAAATTATTGGTTGGTAATTTCTGTTTGATGATGTCTGCCTGAATGGTCACGCCCAAATGATTTGCCTGCCCGGTCAAATCGGCGGCCGAGTGATAATCTTCTTTCTCTGTTTTGAATGCCTCATTCCGTGTATAGCACCATAAAATGGTTGCCATTCCCAAATTGTGGGCTTCTTCAAAAGCTTCGGCTATTTCCTTGAGTTGCCTGTTGCTTTCTTCTGAACCAAAATAGATAGTTGCACCCACAGCAATTGCCCCCATATCCCAGGCGCTTTTTACTTTTCCAAAGAGGATTTGGTCGTAGGTATTGGGATAAGACAGTAGTTCATTGTGGTTGATCTTAACAATAAACGGGATTTTGTGGGCATATTTCCGGGCGTTTAGCCCCAAAACACCAAAGGTTGAAGCCACACCGTTGCACCCGGCTTCCATTGCCAGTTTTACAATATTTTCCGGATCGAAATAATCCGGGTTTTTGTAAAATGAAAATGCCGCACTGTGTTCAATGCCCTGGTCCACGGGAAGGATGCTCAGGTACCCCGTCCCGCCAAGGTTCCCGTGATTGTACAATTGCGCGAGGCTGCGCAGCACCTGCGGATTGCGGTTGCTGTTTGTAAATACATTCTCGATAAAGTTATTATCAGGTAGCTGCAATTCGTCTTTTGTGATTTTTTCACAAACGTGGTCCAGATAAAAGGAAGCTTTGCTCCCTAACTGTTCAGTTATATTTTTAAAGCTATCCATAACGGTATTTTTTAGTTGATTCCTAAACTTTTATTGGTTTTAGAGATGGATTTTGCCCCGTCGGTCTCGATTCCGGTAAGGGCACGAATGGCGTCTATGGTCTCAGGGATCACAATGGCTTGATTATCTACTACATAGGCATAAAATAGTTCGTCGCCCACTACCTTCAGCATATCTTCCCACAGGGCTACCTCGTACATATCGCCCCAGGGCCTTCCCATATCCAGGTACATTTCCTTAATGGTATTGTTGGAAACCAGCCCCTGATCATAATGGATCAGTTTAATTCGCGTTGAAGTTTTAAAGGCGTTGAGCACTTCTTCCTTCGTGGCTTGTTTTTTCAATTTTACATTCCAGTAGTGCATATGGCTCAGGGTTTCTGGCACTTTTACCGCTGCGGTGATAACATCCAAGTCTGGATCTACGCTTTGTGCGTCGGGTCCCTGATGACTCGGGATGTCTTTTTCGGGTACCATGGTGTTCATAATACCGCCCAAATGGCTTTCCCAGGGATCTGTGGCCCTTCTTAACAGGGTGCCCCGTGCATAATCCAATAAATCGGCCCTTTTTAAGGCGGTCAATGTTCTTAATATAGAAGTGGTGTTACAGGAAACAACCCTTGTGGCATCAAGGTTTACAGCTGATTTATAATTGTTTTCTGCACTAAAGGAATGTCCCGTGGTCTGGTGTTTTTCCCCACCCTGGACAATGAACTTTATACCTTGTTTTTTATATATTTCAACATTTTTTGCTGCGATGTTCTTCGGGGTACAATCTACCACCAGGTCCACTTTATCCAACAGGTCCTGCAAGCTGCCCTTTACCGAAATGCCGGAAGCCTTCATTTGTTTTTCGGCTTCAGCGGTTGCCGCATAGATATCATACTCTTTTCTCACGGCGTTCTGTATGCGCCAATCGTTGATGACATCGCAAACCCCAACAAGGTCCATATCATCTTGTACGTTAATGGCATCGGCCACCCTTTTCCCGATGACCCCGTATCCTACTAATCCTACGTTTTTCATTTTTTTCATTTTTAATAAATAAATAAATACACTTTTTTGTTTTGGTAACTGTTTAAATCCGCTACACCTAAAGATAGCCCTTCCGCTTCATTTTAGCATTAAATGTTTGTTATACATTAAGCTATTGTTCTGATTACTTTTTTGCTGATGGATTTGGCCCTTAAAAAATATTTGCCCACCTCTACCAATAGTGGCCTGAATTTTCCGGCACCCACCAGGGTGCCCAGGATTTTGTTATGCCTGTTTTGTAACCTGATCAATTCATCGATTTTTTTGCTGTGATAATTTTTGTCCAGGATCATTTTTCCTATTTCCGTGCCGCTAACAAGGGCCTGATAAATGCCCTCGCCCGTCAACCTTGAAGCAAACCCGCCAGCGTCGCCGGCCAGGTAAATATTCCCTGGAAATTGATAAGCCTTAAAATCCCCGTTTATTGGGAATGCCTCATATTTCCCGTGGCTTATGTCTATATTGTGGGTTTTGAGCCAAGCGGAAAAATTATTTGTCAACTGTTTTGCTGAAATTACTTTTGGGTTGCCCATACAGCCAACGGATACATAATTGTTGTGCGGAAAAATCCAAGCATACCAAGCCGAAAACAACTGGGAATCAAAATATACTTCCAGGTCCTTATATTTGGTTTCGGGAATAATATACTGCATGGCAATTTCAGCTTTCCCTGAAGGCAATTTTAGGTACCTTCTTACTAGCGAACTGGCCCCATCGGCCCCGACCAAATGTTTATATCCTATTTTATGACCGTTCAGGACTATGTATTCCTTTGTGATCTTTGACACGGCACAGGCTGTCCTTACCTCGATATTGGGGAATTTTTCCAGTTGTTTCAGTTGCCATTGCCCCAATTCCTTGCGGTCTATGGTATATGTAAAGTCCCCGTCATCTTTCAGATAGAACAATTTATCTTTGTGGTGCAGGTGGATTTTGTTAAAATGGAATTCTATCAATCCGTCGGGGAGGTTTAAACTTTCTATGCTTTTGCCCGTTAACCCACCCGCGCATACCTTGGGGCCGACCACGTCGTTCCTTTCGGCGACCAATACCCTTAATTGGGTACCGCCAAGCTGTTTGGCACAATTCAGGCCTGCAGGCCCCGCCCCAACGATGATAACATCATATTTTTCCATCTCTATGTCCGCTATATTCATTTTCTCTGAATCTATATGGGATTTTGATCAGTGACAACAGGAACCACCCGATTTTTTTGGTTCGTTGTCTGCGACGTTCCCGGCCACCTTATAATTTCCCGCTTTTGACAAAGCGGACTGCAATTGTGCCTTGCCGATTACGTGGTCCGTTTGTATAACGGCCTGTGGCGGGACCAGGCTTACTGTTGCCGCTTTTACCCCCCCTATCCCAAGCAAAGCATTTTCTACATTTTTCCTGCAGCCATCGCAGGTCATTCCTTCGATTTTCATTTTCTGTTCCATGATCTTGATTTTTATAGTATTTGATTTTTTTTTTAAATATAATATGGTTATTCATTCTTATTGTTTTTCCCTTTCATGCCACGTTTTCGTACAATCATGACCGAACAGTGGGCATGCAAAGCAATGGACTGGGAAACCGAGCCGAGCAAAAAGCGTGAAAATGCATTATGGCCTTGTGACCCGACTACGATCAAATGGGCGCCAAAGGTTTCCGCCTTTTCCAAAATTGCGCTTTTGGGAAACCCGTCGATCACATCTGTTGTTATCGACAAGACGTTACTTTTTTCTTTTAATGCTTTTGCAGCTTCGCTTACAATAGCATGTGCCGATTTCCTTGAATTGGATAGGGCCTCTTCATAATAGTTGCCAAGCGTGCCACCCAATGGGACGGCTCCGGGAACGGTCAACATAGGATCCTCAAACACATTTATAATACATACCTCGGTACCTAAAGGCAATGACATCCCCGCAAGTCCTTCTATGGCGACCTTACTAAAGCCAGAACCATCTATTGCCAATACTATTTTCATATTTTTAAATTTATTTGTTTGTAAATCCTACTATGTAATTTACATCCTGCCCATTCAACTTATGACCTAGGGTTTAACCAATTTCCTCCAGTACAAATGTTCATAAAGCCCGGACCAGTACATCCCGAAGGTAAATGCAAACAGCAGTTCCTCTATAGGCACTCCGAAAACAAGGATGTGGGAAAGGTTGTCCAGGTTCCAGTACAGTTCCACATACTTTGGGTAAAACAAAAGGATACTTCCGAAATAGACAAAATAGAGTAGCGTGAACAAAATCCCCCCAATCCATATCTTGCCCTTTAAATCGGGACGGCAATAAAGGGTGGCCAGGCCTCCCGTGAACATCGCGATAATACCGCAGTAAATATGGTTGAGGTTGGTGAACAAGCTTAAAGGCAAAAAAACAAATACCGGGACAAATAACAGGTATGTGTGCAATTTATGTTGCATATGGGCACGTTCTTCAGAAGGAATCACCACATAATCCCTTCTGTAAATAAGCCTGTACAATACAACCCCCAGCCCTCCTAAGGCAAAAGAGAAAATAAGGCTTTCTATATCGAACCCGGTCTGCTCTGCCAGGCCAAACAGTGAGGGCGGGGACCAATATTCCGGCACAAAAAAGGGTTCGGTTAGCCCAAAAGGCATCGTGATGAGGCTCATTTTTAGCATTTCTTTCCTGAAACCTTTTTTAAAGAGATAGACCCCTGCCCAAAAGGCAAGGAGGATAAGCGACCATATAAACCAAACATTTTGCATATAAATTAGGGTTTTGGGATTTTGAGATAATTCACCGTTTCTTCTACTGAAAGCGGATAGGTGGCGTTTCCCGTCCTCACATAAAAGGTGGTGATTTTGCCATCGGTCACATAAACCGGTCCCGGCGAGGCTTCCGCATCTACCAGGCAAATTTCCTTTCCTTCCAGTTCATAAAAGGATACCTGGCTTTTAAAACAAGCCTCGCGTCCCAGATAATCCCTGATTATCCGGAATATTTCACGTTCCAGGCCATCTTTGTTTTTGTGCTTTAATGTCTTGAAATCATTTTCCAGCCCCAGGATGTTTCCGTCATCATCCACCCCTATAATGAGCCTTCCGCCTTTTGCGTTCATAAAACCCGCAATGGTCTTGGCAATGACCACTTCCAGCGCGCGGTTGGTATTTTTTTTAAAAGTGTCGTAGCGCATGGTGGATTTGAATTCCACCCATTCATGTTCCCCCATTTCCACCAGCTTCAGGATATCCTGTTTTAAAAGGCGTTCCTGCGAATGGATCACCCGCTCCTTTTCTTTTATGTTGATCCAGAACAAGCCCACCACCAGTCCCAAAAGCGCCCCTAGAATGGTCATTAACCCACCCATACCCGCCATATGAAAGCTAAAGGATTCCAGTAACCGGGGGCGGAGCGTTTCCCAAAAAACAGGAAAGGAAAACGGCGTATTGCTCAACTCAAACCCATAGAGCACCATGGTAAAAGGGTGTACCAGGAAATAAAATATTCCGGATCCGATTATCAAATGAATAAGGATAACATTGAGATCTTGTGTTCCTTTTTTAAAGGCCATAGTTTTTTATTGTTTATACCGTCTTGGATTTCGTGATTTTCCTGATCTTATCTTTATTACCTGGTCTTAACCTGTGCATTATAAAATGCTGCGATGCATGCCCCTATCAACCAGCCGAGGATGAATATTTGTACAATCCCTAAGAGTGCCTCCCATAAGGGTACATCCATCCTGATAATACTGGTAGTATCAAGGCCATGTATCAGGCTGTTGAAGAATTTTATACTGGCTTCCCGACCAGCGGTGGCCATTACGATCATACAGCCCAGATAAATCAAGGCCCCTGTTAACCCAGCTGCAAAACCGAATTTTTTTACATTTAATCGATACATAATTTGTTTGTTTTAAGGTTGGTTATCTGAATTTAGTAGTTTCCTGGATTCCTCATATTCTTCCCTGGATATCTCCCCTTTTGCAAAGCGCTTTTTCAAAATATCCAATGGGCCTTCTTTTTTCAGGTTTTGCCCTGGGCGGCCAAATGGGATAAAGAAGATCCAGATAAGGAATATGATCCAGATAATCCACCATATAAAATGCATCCCCCAAAAGTGTCCATTATAGAATTCCATATTTTTAAGTTATTATTACTATTGATTTTTGTTCTAATTCATTTCCGTGATCGTATAACCTTCAAGCAGGTCCAGCTGCTTTTGCAGTTCTTCTATTGGGAGTCCTTCTTTCATACTGATAAGTGTTGCTCCTTTTGGGTGTAGGGAAAGCTTGATTTCTTCAATGGCAGGGTGGGATTCCATAATTTTTTTTATCCTGGCCACACAACCGCCACAGCCTACTCCATCTATGTGATATTTTGCTATCATCATGCTTGATTTAATGGGTATAATTAATGGTGTTGGTGCCCTTCGGTTTTTTTATCGGGCGCTGCTGCCGGACCTTCTTTCCCATTCCCGGGTTCCTTATCATTATGACCGGAATGATCATGCCCACCTCGCCCATGCCCACCGTGCATGGGCATGAGCAAGTG
It encodes:
- a CDS encoding type II glyceraldehyde-3-phosphate dehydrogenase — its product is MKNVGLVGYGVIGKRVADAINVQDDMDLVGVCDVINDWRIQNAVRKEYDIYAATAEAEKQMKASGISVKGSLQDLLDKVDLVVDCTPKNIAAKNVEIYKKQGIKFIVQGGEKHQTTGHSFSAENNYKSAVNLDATRVVSCNTTSILRTLTALKRADLLDYARGTLLRRATDPWESHLGGIMNTMVPEKDIPSHQGPDAQSVDPDLDVITAAVKVPETLSHMHYWNVKLKKQATKEEVLNAFKTSTRIKLIHYDQGLVSNNTIKEMYLDMGRPWGDMYEVALWEDMLKVVGDELFYAYVVDNQAIVIPETIDAIRALTGIETDGAKSISKTNKSLGIN
- a CDS encoding NAD(P)/FAD-dependent oxidoreductase — its product is MNIADIEMEKYDVIIVGAGPAGLNCAKQLGGTQLRVLVAERNDVVGPKVCAGGLTGKSIESLNLPDGLIEFHFNKIHLHHKDKLFYLKDDGDFTYTIDRKELGQWQLKQLEKFPNIEVRTACAVSKITKEYIVLNGHKIGYKHLVGADGASSLVRRYLKLPSGKAEIAMQYIIPETKYKDLEVYFDSQLFSAWYAWIFPHNNYVSVGCMGNPKVISAKQLTNNFSAWLKTHNIDISHGKYEAFPINGDFKAYQFPGNIYLAGDAGGFASRLTGEGIYQALVSGTEIGKMILDKNYHSKKIDELIRLQNRHNKILGTLVGAGKFRPLLVEVGKYFLRAKSISKKVIRTIA
- a CDS encoding heavy-metal-associated domain-containing protein, whose amino-acid sequence is MEQKMKIEGMTCDGCRKNVENALLGIGGVKAATVSLVPPQAVIQTDHVIGKAQLQSALSKAGNYKVAGNVADNEPKKSGGSCCH
- a CDS encoding universal stress protein; the encoded protein is MKIVLAIDGSGFSKVAIEGLAGMSLPLGTEVCIINVFEDPMLTVPGAVPLGGTLGNYYEEALSNSRKSAHAIVSEAAKALKEKSNVLSITTDVIDGFPKSAILEKAETFGAHLIVVGSQGHNAFSRFLLGSVSQSIALHAHCSVMIVRKRGMKGKNNKNE
- a CDS encoding lycopene cyclase domain-containing protein — encoded protein: MQNVWFIWSLILLAFWAGVYLFKKGFRKEMLKMSLITMPFGLTEPFFVPEYWSPPSLFGLAEQTGFDIESLIFSFALGGLGVVLYRLIYRRDYVVIPSEERAHMQHKLHTYLLFVPVFVFLPLSLFTNLNHIYCGIIAMFTGGLATLYCRPDLKGKIWIGGILFTLLYFVYFGSILLFYPKYVELYWNLDNLSHILVFGVPIEELLFAFTFGMYWSGLYEHLYWRKLVKP
- a CDS encoding helix-turn-helix domain-containing protein, whose protein sequence is MAFKKGTQDLNVILIHLIIGSGIFYFLVHPFTMVLYGFELSNTPFSFPVFWETLRPRLLESFSFHMAGMGGLMTILGALLGLVVGLFWINIKEKERVIHSQERLLKQDILKLVEMGEHEWVEFKSTMRYDTFKKNTNRALEVVIAKTIAGFMNAKGGRLIIGVDDDGNILGLENDFKTLKHKNKDGLEREIFRIIRDYLGREACFKSQVSFYELEGKEICLVDAEASPGPVYVTDGKITTFYVRTGNATYPLSVEETVNYLKIPKP
- a CDS encoding DUF5676 family membrane protein, with amino-acid sequence MYRLNVKKFGFAAGLTGALIYLGCMIVMATAGREASIKFFNSLIHGLDTTSIIRMDVPLWEALLGIVQIFILGWLIGACIAAFYNAQVKTR
- a CDS encoding SHOCT domain-containing protein; the protein is MEFYNGHFWGMHFIWWIIWIIFLIWIFFIPFGRPGQNLKKEGPLDILKKRFAKGEISREEYEESRKLLNSDNQP
- a CDS encoding heavy-metal-associated domain-containing protein, whose amino-acid sequence is MMIAKYHIDGVGCGGCVARIKKIMESHPAIEEIKLSLHPKGATLISMKEGLPIEELQKQLDLLEGYTITEMN